The following proteins are encoded in a genomic region of Streptomyces collinus Tu 365:
- a CDS encoding VOC family protein, protein MNTIRWTYAFVDRPLGRFAEAHAFWTAVTGARLSGFRGEHQEFVTLLSDGADPCLKLQGVLDGAGGAHLDFSVEDVRAFLAMATGLGAATAADHGDWAVLRSPGGQPFCVGAWRGEAVRPPVVEGSRLDQVCLDVPPSVYDAETAFWAALTGWESPAASRPEFRVLRPPAGLPVRILLQRLDDERAPSAHPDLACADIGATRARHERLGATVVGRGPHWTVMRDPAGGVYCLTGRDPGTGGLPTA, encoded by the coding sequence ATGAACACGATCCGCTGGACCTACGCCTTCGTCGACCGGCCGCTCGGCCGGTTCGCCGAGGCCCACGCTTTCTGGACGGCCGTCACGGGCGCCCGGCTCTCCGGATTCCGGGGCGAGCACCAGGAGTTCGTGACACTGCTGTCGGACGGCGCCGACCCCTGCCTGAAGCTTCAGGGGGTCCTCGACGGCGCGGGCGGGGCCCATCTCGACTTCTCCGTCGAGGACGTACGGGCGTTCCTGGCCATGGCCACCGGACTCGGCGCGGCGACGGCCGCCGACCACGGCGACTGGGCCGTGCTCCGCTCGCCGGGCGGGCAGCCGTTCTGCGTGGGGGCCTGGCGGGGCGAGGCGGTCCGGCCGCCCGTGGTCGAGGGCAGCCGCCTGGACCAGGTGTGCCTGGACGTCCCGCCCTCCGTGTACGACGCGGAGACCGCCTTCTGGGCGGCGCTGACCGGCTGGGAGTCGCCGGCCGCCTCCCGGCCCGAGTTCCGTGTGCTGAGGCCGCCGGCGGGCCTGCCGGTCCGGATCCTGCTGCAGCGGCTCGACGACGAGCGTGCGCCCTCCGCCCATCCTGACCTCGCCTGCGCCGACATCGGGGCGACCCGGGCCCGGCACGAGCGGCTGGGCGCCACGGTCGTCGGCCGGGGCCCGCACTGGACGGTGATGCGCGACCCGGCCGGCGGCGTCTACTGCCTGACCGGCCGGGATCCGGGGACCGGCGGGCTGCCCACGGCGTGA
- a CDS encoding VOC family protein — protein MDLKLKQCFIAVDDHDKALHFYCEVLGMEVRNDVGFEGMRWVTVGSPLQPDVEIVLEPPGASPDISAADKQAIAELLAKGLLRGVIFTTTDCDALYERVREAGGDVLQAPTDQPYGVRDCAFRDPAGNMLRFLQRPAERPAA, from the coding sequence ATGGATCTGAAACTGAAGCAGTGCTTCATCGCCGTGGACGACCACGACAAGGCGCTCCACTTCTACTGCGAGGTGCTCGGCATGGAGGTCCGCAACGACGTGGGCTTCGAGGGCATGCGGTGGGTCACCGTGGGCTCGCCGCTGCAGCCGGACGTGGAGATCGTGCTGGAGCCGCCGGGCGCGAGCCCGGACATCTCCGCCGCCGACAAGCAGGCGATCGCCGAGCTGCTCGCCAAGGGCCTGCTGCGCGGGGTCATCTTCACCACCACCGACTGCGACGCGCTGTACGAACGGGTCCGTGAGGCCGGCGGTGATGTGCTCCAGGCGCCGACGGACCAGCCGTACGGGGTGCGTGACTGCGCCTTCCGGGACCCGGCCGGCAACATGCTGCGCTTCCTCCAGCGCCCCGCGGAGCGACCGGCGGCCTGA
- a CDS encoding helix-turn-helix transcriptional regulator yields the protein MTLEDLVRLRRVRDRMDREYAEPLDMAELARGAHMSPGHFQRSFRKAYGETPYSYLMTRRVERAKALLRGGELSVTEVCFAVGCTSLGSFSSRFTELVGQTPSAYRAGSHEESAVIPSCVARSLTRPRRRPY from the coding sequence ATGACCCTGGAGGACCTGGTACGGCTGCGCCGGGTGCGCGACCGCATGGACCGCGAGTACGCCGAGCCGCTCGACATGGCCGAGCTGGCCCGCGGCGCCCACATGTCACCGGGCCACTTCCAGCGCAGCTTCCGCAAGGCGTACGGCGAGACGCCGTACAGCTATCTGATGACCCGCCGGGTCGAGCGCGCCAAGGCGCTGCTGCGCGGCGGCGAGCTCTCCGTCACCGAGGTGTGCTTCGCCGTCGGCTGCACCTCGCTCGGCTCGTTCAGCTCCCGGTTCACCGAGCTGGTCGGCCAGACTCCGAGCGCCTACCGGGCCGGCTCGCACGAGGAGAGCGCGGTGATCCCGTCCTGCGTGGCCCGTTCCCTCACCCGCCCCCGCCGCCGCCCGTACTGA
- the sodN gene encoding superoxide dismutase, Ni: protein MLSRLFAPTVKVSAHCDLPCGVYDPAQARIEAESVKAVQEKMAGNDDPHFQARATVIKEQRAELAKHHVSVLWSDYFKPPHFEKYPELHQLVNDTLKALSAAKASTDPATGQKALDYIAQIDKIFWETKKA from the coding sequence ATGCTTTCCCGCCTGTTTGCCCCCACGGTCAAGGTCAGCGCGCACTGCGACCTGCCCTGCGGTGTGTACGACCCGGCCCAGGCCCGCATCGAGGCGGAGTCGGTCAAGGCTGTCCAGGAGAAGATGGCCGGCAACGACGACCCGCACTTCCAGGCGCGTGCCACCGTCATCAAGGAGCAGCGCGCCGAGCTGGCGAAGCACCACGTCTCCGTGCTCTGGAGCGACTACTTCAAGCCCCCGCACTTCGAGAAGTACCCGGAGCTGCACCAGCTGGTCAACGACACCCTGAAGGCCCTCTCGGCCGCCAAGGCGTCCACGGACCCGGCGACGGGCCAGAAGGCTCTGGACTACATCGCCCAGATCGACAAGATCTTCTGGGAGACGAAGAAGGCCTGA
- the sodX gene encoding nickel-type superoxide dismutase maturation protease translates to MPELSQETERGRAGAPFGLAEVTGPSMVPTLHHGDRLLLQYGAAIRPGDVVVLRHPFQQDLLVVKRAVERREGGWWVLGDNPYAGGDSTDYGVVPEELILGRAWLRYRPLKDGQRSPLALARWVLGAARPLLPDRSASRRLRAR, encoded by the coding sequence ATGCCGGAGCTGTCGCAGGAGACCGAGCGGGGGAGGGCCGGGGCGCCGTTCGGGCTGGCCGAGGTGACCGGACCGTCCATGGTGCCCACGCTGCACCACGGGGACCGGCTGCTGCTGCAGTACGGGGCGGCGATCAGGCCGGGGGACGTGGTCGTCCTGCGTCATCCCTTCCAGCAGGACCTGCTGGTCGTCAAACGCGCCGTGGAGCGGCGCGAGGGCGGCTGGTGGGTGCTCGGGGACAATCCGTACGCGGGCGGGGACAGCACGGACTACGGGGTGGTGCCCGAGGAACTGATCCTCGGCCGGGCGTGGCTGCGCTACCGGCCGCTCAAGGACGGTCAGCGCTCGCCGCTCGCGCTGGCCCGCTGGGTGCTCGGCGCTGCCAGGCCGCTGCTGCCCGACCGGTCGGCCTCCAGGCGCTTGCGGGCCCGGTAG
- a CDS encoding CGNR zinc finger domain-containing protein, whose product MELAYYSDYAVRLVNSEEPVRGKDSLTSVEAVRDLFGGNASAARRATDADVTRFRSVRGRLRGVFEAADQGDETLAVDLLNSLLLEFPVSPQISGHDHRDEDGRPLWHMHLADHPSNATAGYAAIAAMGLAFHLTEYGVDRLGLCQAAPCRNAYLDTSTNRSRRYCSDRCATRANVAAYRARKRLEADRSGSSGLAAPSTQRASASGER is encoded by the coding sequence GTGGAACTGGCCTATTACTCGGATTACGCCGTACGGCTCGTCAACAGCGAGGAACCGGTCCGCGGCAAGGATTCCCTGACCTCGGTCGAGGCCGTCCGCGACCTGTTCGGCGGCAACGCGTCGGCGGCCCGCCGCGCCACCGACGCCGACGTCACCCGCTTCCGCTCGGTGCGCGGCCGCCTGCGGGGCGTCTTCGAGGCGGCCGACCAGGGCGACGAAACCCTCGCCGTGGACCTGCTGAACTCCCTGCTGCTGGAGTTCCCGGTGAGCCCGCAGATCTCCGGCCACGACCACCGGGACGAGGACGGCCGCCCGCTGTGGCACATGCACCTGGCCGACCACCCGTCCAACGCCACCGCCGGCTACGCGGCCATCGCGGCGATGGGCCTCGCGTTCCACCTGACCGAGTACGGCGTAGACCGGCTCGGCCTGTGCCAGGCCGCGCCCTGCCGCAACGCCTACCTCGACACGTCCACCAACCGCTCCCGGCGCTACTGCTCGGACCGCTGTGCGACCCGCGCCAACGTGGCCGCCTACCGGGCCCGCAAGCGCCTGGAGGCCGACCGGTCGGGCAGCAGCGGCCTGGCAGCGCCGAGCACCCAGCGGGCCAGCGCGAGCGGCGAGCGCTGA
- a CDS encoding class I SAM-dependent methyltransferase: protein MTTGTGTDWAAWQESWDRQQEWYMPDREERFRIMLDMVEALVGTAPRVLDLACGTGSITARLLARFPAATSTGVDLDPALLAIARGTFEGDDRVSFVTADLKDPDWPALLPYDSYDAVLTATALHWLHSEPLAALYGRVAGLVRDGGVFMNADHMIDESTPRINAAERALRHARMDQAKRDGALDWAEWWQLAQADPVLAGPTARRFEIYGEHADGDMPSARWHARVLRERGFAEARPVWCSPSDTLLLALK from the coding sequence ATGACGACCGGTACCGGGACGGACTGGGCCGCCTGGCAGGAGAGCTGGGACCGGCAGCAGGAGTGGTACATGCCGGACCGCGAGGAGCGGTTCCGGATCATGCTCGACATGGTCGAGGCGCTCGTGGGCACCGCCCCGCGCGTGCTCGACCTGGCCTGCGGCACCGGCAGCATCACCGCCCGGCTGCTGGCCCGGTTCCCCGCGGCCACCAGCACCGGGGTGGACCTCGACCCCGCGCTGCTCGCCATCGCGCGCGGCACCTTCGAGGGCGACGACCGGGTCTCCTTCGTCACCGCCGACCTCAAGGACCCCGACTGGCCGGCGCTGCTGCCGTACGACTCCTACGACGCGGTCCTGACCGCCACGGCCCTGCACTGGCTGCACAGCGAACCCCTCGCGGCCCTCTACGGTCGGGTCGCGGGGCTGGTCCGCGACGGCGGTGTCTTCATGAACGCGGACCACATGATCGACGAGAGCACGCCGCGGATCAACGCGGCGGAGCGGGCGCTGCGACATGCCCGTATGGATCAGGCCAAACGGGACGGGGCCCTGGACTGGGCCGAGTGGTGGCAGCTCGCGCAGGCGGACCCCGTCCTGGCCGGGCCCACCGCCCGCCGCTTCGAGATCTACGGCGAGCACGCCGACGGGGACATGCCCTCCGCGAGGTGGCACGCCCGGGTGCTGCGCGAGCGGGGGTTCGCCGAGGCCCGGCCGGTGTGGTGCTCACCGTCGGACACGTTGCTGCTCGCGCTCAAGTAG
- a CDS encoding amino acid ABC transporter ATP-binding protein codes for MTDKTITDSVARHSTVPMVKAEGVHKSFGPVEVLKGIDLEVKAGEVFCLIGPSGSGKSTFLRCINHLEKVNAGRLYVDGELVGYRQKGDKLYELKDSEVALKRRDIGMVFQRFNLFPHMTAAENVVEAPVQVKGVSRSQARERAMQLLERVGLADKAGNYPSQLSGGQQQRVAIARALAMDPKLMLFDEPTSALDPELVGDVLDVMRDLAESGMTMVVVTHEMGFAREVGDSLVFMDGGVVVESGHPRDVLTDPQHERTQSFLSKVL; via the coding sequence ATGACCGACAAGACGATCACGGACTCCGTGGCGCGGCACTCCACCGTCCCGATGGTCAAGGCCGAGGGCGTGCACAAGTCCTTCGGGCCCGTCGAGGTCCTCAAGGGCATCGACCTGGAGGTCAAGGCGGGTGAGGTGTTCTGCCTCATCGGCCCCTCCGGCTCCGGCAAGTCCACCTTCCTGAGGTGCATCAACCACCTGGAGAAGGTCAACGCCGGCCGGCTGTACGTGGACGGCGAGCTGGTCGGCTACCGCCAGAAGGGCGACAAGCTGTACGAGCTCAAGGACAGCGAGGTCGCGCTCAAGCGCCGGGACATCGGCATGGTCTTCCAGCGCTTCAACCTGTTCCCGCACATGACCGCGGCCGAGAACGTCGTCGAGGCGCCGGTCCAGGTCAAGGGCGTCAGCAGGAGCCAGGCCAGGGAGCGCGCCATGCAGCTGCTGGAGCGGGTGGGCCTGGCCGACAAGGCCGGGAACTACCCCTCCCAGCTCTCCGGCGGCCAGCAGCAGCGCGTGGCCATCGCCCGGGCGCTCGCGATGGACCCGAAGCTGATGCTGTTCGACGAGCCGACCTCGGCCCTCGACCCGGAGCTGGTCGGTGACGTCCTCGACGTCATGCGCGACCTCGCCGAGTCGGGCATGACGATGGTCGTCGTCACCCACGAGATGGGCTTCGCCCGCGAGGTGGGCGACAGCCTGGTGTTCATGGACGGCGGCGTCGTGGTCGAATCCGGCCATCCGCGCGACGTGCTGACGGACCCGCAGCACGAGCGGACGCAGTCGTTCCTGTCCAAGGTGCTGTAG
- a CDS encoding amino acid ABC transporter permease, with protein sequence MKKTAEPAAAPPAGPEAIKAIPVRHYGRYVTAVIAIAILVAIVYAFGQGKINWHAVPDYFFDDRILTGVGKTLLLTVLSMVIGILGGVGLAVMRLSKNPVTSSIAWFYIWFFRGTPVLVQLFLWFNLGLVFEYINLGPIYKDYWSDFMTPLLTALLGLGLNEAAYMAEICRAGLLAVDEGQTEAAHALGMSHGKTLRRIVIPQAMRVIVPPTGNEVINMLKTTSLVAAVQYPELFRYAQDIGQNSGAPVEMYFLAAAWYLIMTSILSVGQYYIERYYARGSSRSLPPTPWQKVRAHLTTFSSRKVTA encoded by the coding sequence ATGAAGAAGACGGCGGAACCGGCGGCCGCCCCGCCGGCCGGCCCGGAGGCCATCAAGGCCATCCCGGTCCGCCACTACGGGCGGTACGTCACCGCCGTCATCGCGATCGCGATCCTCGTGGCGATCGTCTACGCGTTCGGCCAGGGCAAGATCAACTGGCACGCGGTCCCGGACTACTTCTTCGACGACCGGATCCTGACCGGTGTCGGCAAGACCCTCCTGTTGACGGTCCTGTCGATGGTGATCGGCATCCTCGGCGGCGTCGGCCTCGCCGTGATGCGCCTGTCGAAGAACCCGGTGACCTCGTCGATCGCGTGGTTCTACATCTGGTTCTTCCGCGGCACCCCGGTCCTGGTGCAGCTGTTCCTGTGGTTCAACCTGGGCCTCGTCTTCGAGTACATCAACCTGGGTCCGATCTACAAGGACTACTGGTCCGACTTCATGACGCCGCTGCTGACGGCACTGCTCGGCCTGGGCCTGAACGAGGCCGCGTACATGGCCGAGATCTGCCGGGCCGGTCTGCTCGCGGTGGACGAGGGCCAGACCGAGGCGGCCCACGCGCTGGGCATGAGCCACGGCAAGACGCTGCGCCGCATCGTCATCCCGCAGGCCATGCGGGTGATCGTGCCGCCGACCGGCAACGAAGTGATCAACATGCTGAAGACGACCTCGCTCGTGGCGGCCGTCCAGTACCCGGAGCTGTTCCGTTACGCCCAGGACATCGGGCAGAACTCGGGCGCCCCGGTGGAGATGTACTTCCTGGCCGCGGCCTGGTACCTGATCATGACGTCGATCCTCAGCGTCGGCCAGTACTACATCGAGCGGTACTACGCACGTGGCTCCAGCCGCAGCCTGCCGCCCACCCCGTGGCAGAAGGTCAGGGCGCACCTCACGACCTTCTCGAGCAGGAAGGTCACGGCATGA
- a CDS encoding ABC transporter substrate-binding protein, whose product MTASSTRRRTAHSRLAAVGAIAVAGALLLTGCGDQTKNKNNDSGSASTGTAPLAGKLPKEIRDKGEIKVGSDIAYAPVEFKDSSGKVVGLDPDLAAAMGKQLGVKLTFENGTFDALLTGLRSGRYDIAMSAMTDNKNRQEGVDPDTGKKVGEGVDFVDYLTAGVSIYTRKGDTKGITSWSDLCGKKLAVERGTVSEDLAKQEAKKCPGGKKLTIEPFDDDQQSQTRLRSGGVDAASSDFPVAAYAVKTSGGGKDFQVVGDQVEAAPYGIAVAKNDTQLRDALQAAMNAIIKNGDYQKILEKWGAEDGAVKESAVNGGK is encoded by the coding sequence ATGACCGCAAGCTCCACCCGTCGTAGGACCGCGCACTCCCGTCTGGCCGCGGTCGGTGCGATCGCGGTCGCCGGAGCCCTGCTGCTCACCGGTTGCGGTGACCAGACCAAGAACAAGAACAACGACTCCGGCAGTGCGTCCACCGGCACCGCACCGCTGGCCGGCAAGCTCCCCAAGGAGATCCGCGACAAGGGCGAGATCAAGGTCGGCTCGGACATCGCGTACGCCCCGGTGGAGTTCAAGGACTCCTCCGGCAAGGTCGTCGGTCTCGACCCCGACCTGGCCGCCGCGATGGGCAAGCAGCTCGGCGTGAAGCTCACGTTCGAGAACGGCACCTTCGACGCCCTGCTCACCGGTCTGCGCTCCGGCCGCTACGACATCGCGATGTCGGCGATGACGGACAACAAGAACCGCCAGGAGGGCGTCGACCCGGACACCGGCAAGAAGGTCGGCGAGGGCGTCGACTTCGTCGACTACCTGACCGCCGGTGTCTCCATCTACACGCGCAAGGGCGACACCAAGGGCATCACGTCCTGGTCGGACCTGTGCGGCAAGAAGCTCGCCGTCGAGCGCGGCACCGTCTCCGAGGACCTGGCCAAGCAGGAGGCCAAGAAGTGTCCCGGGGGCAAGAAGCTCACCATCGAGCCGTTCGACGACGACCAGCAGTCCCAGACCCGTCTGCGCTCGGGCGGCGTGGACGCGGCCTCCTCCGACTTCCCGGTCGCCGCGTACGCGGTGAAGACCTCCGGTGGCGGCAAGGACTTCCAGGTCGTCGGCGACCAGGTCGAGGCGGCTCCGTACGGCATCGCCGTGGCCAAGAACGACACGCAGCTGCGCGACGCCCTCCAGGCGGCCATGAACGCCATCATCAAGAACGGCGACTACCAGAAGATCCTCGAGAAGTGGGGCGCCGAGGACGGCGCCGTCAAGGAGTCCGCCGTCAACGGCGGCAAGTGA
- a CDS encoding NAD(P)-dependent malic enzyme, whose protein sequence is MAAEIVNPRSDSGTDQDGAEPLDSFDPAFALHRGGKMAVQATVPIRDKDDLSLAYTPGVARVCTAIAEQPELVNDYTWKSSVVAVVTDGTAVLGLGDIGPQASLPVMEGKAILFKQFGGVDAVPIALDCTDVDDIVETVVRLAPSFGGVNLEDISAPRCFEIERRLQERLDIPVFHDDQHGTAVVTLAALRNAARLSGREIGQLRAVISGAGAAGVAIAKMLVEAGIGDVAVADRKGVVSADRQDLTPVKRELAGFTNKAGVTGSLEDALAGADVFIGVSGGTVAESAVASMAKGAFVFAMANPNPEVHPEVAHRYAAVVATGRSDFPNQINNVLAFPGIFAGALQVRATRITEGMKIAAAEALASVVGDDLAADYVIPSPFDERVAPAVTAAVAAAARAEGVARR, encoded by the coding sequence GTGGCAGCGGAGATCGTCAATCCTCGCAGCGACAGCGGCACGGATCAGGACGGGGCCGAGCCCCTCGATTCCTTCGATCCGGCGTTCGCGCTGCACCGTGGCGGCAAGATGGCTGTGCAGGCCACCGTGCCGATCCGCGACAAGGACGACCTTTCCCTCGCGTACACGCCCGGCGTCGCTCGCGTGTGCACCGCGATCGCGGAACAGCCGGAGCTTGTCAACGACTACACATGGAAGTCCTCCGTGGTCGCCGTCGTGACCGACGGCACGGCCGTGCTCGGACTCGGGGACATCGGTCCCCAGGCCTCCCTCCCCGTGATGGAGGGCAAGGCGATCCTCTTCAAGCAGTTCGGCGGCGTGGACGCGGTGCCGATCGCGCTCGACTGCACGGACGTCGACGACATCGTCGAGACCGTGGTCCGGCTCGCTCCCTCGTTCGGCGGAGTGAACCTGGAGGACATCTCGGCGCCCCGGTGCTTCGAGATCGAGCGCCGGCTGCAGGAGCGCCTCGACATCCCGGTCTTCCACGACGACCAGCACGGGACGGCGGTCGTGACGCTGGCGGCGCTGCGCAACGCGGCGCGGCTGAGCGGACGGGAGATCGGCCAGCTCCGGGCCGTCATCTCGGGCGCCGGCGCGGCCGGTGTGGCCATCGCCAAGATGCTGGTCGAGGCCGGCATCGGCGACGTGGCCGTGGCGGACCGCAAGGGCGTCGTCTCGGCCGACCGCCAGGACCTGACGCCGGTCAAGCGCGAGCTCGCCGGCTTCACCAACAAGGCGGGCGTCACCGGTTCGCTGGAGGACGCCCTCGCGGGCGCCGACGTCTTCATCGGCGTCTCCGGCGGTACGGTCGCCGAGTCCGCGGTCGCCTCCATGGCGAAGGGCGCCTTCGTGTTCGCGATGGCCAACCCGAACCCGGAGGTGCACCCGGAGGTGGCGCACCGGTACGCGGCGGTCGTCGCGACCGGGCGTTCGGACTTCCCGAACCAGATCAACAACGTCCTCGCCTTCCCCGGCATCTTCGCCGGCGCGCTGCAGGTGCGGGCCACCCGCATCACCGAGGGCATGAAGATCGCCGCCGCCGAGGCGCTGGCGTCCGTCGTGGGCGACGACCTCGCCGCCGACTACGTCATCCCCTCGCCGTTCGACGAGCGGGTCGCTCCCGCGGTGACCGCGGCCGTGGCGGCTGCCGCCCGCGCCGAGGGGGTCGCCCGCCGCTGA
- a CDS encoding zinc-binding dehydrogenase, with translation MFAAYAARIDRDQPLTGLELGERPAPEARPGWSTVTVRAASLNHHDLWSLRGVGLAEDKLPMILGCDAAGVDEDGNEVVLHSVIGQTGHGVGPNEPRSILTERYQGTFAEQVAVPTWNILPKPKELSFAEAACLPTAWLTAYRMLFTNAGVRPGDSVLVQGAGGGVATAAIVLGKAAGLRVFATSRDEAKRKRAVELGAVEAVEPGARLPQRVDAVIETVGAATWSHSVKSLRPGGTVVISGATSGDRPSHAELTRIFFLELKVVGSTMGTKEELEDLLSFCAATGVRPVIDEELPLDRAREGFERLASGEQFGKIVLTNG, from the coding sequence ATGTTCGCTGCCTACGCCGCCCGAATCGACCGCGACCAGCCGCTGACCGGACTTGAGTTGGGGGAGCGCCCGGCTCCCGAGGCCAGGCCCGGCTGGAGTACCGTCACCGTGCGGGCCGCCTCCCTCAACCACCACGACCTGTGGTCCCTGCGCGGCGTGGGCCTCGCAGAGGACAAGCTGCCGATGATCCTCGGCTGCGACGCCGCCGGCGTCGACGAGGACGGCAACGAGGTCGTCCTGCACTCCGTCATCGGCCAGACCGGCCACGGAGTCGGCCCGAACGAGCCGCGCTCCATCCTCACCGAGCGCTACCAGGGCACCTTCGCCGAGCAGGTCGCCGTGCCGACCTGGAACATCCTGCCCAAGCCCAAGGAGCTGTCCTTCGCGGAGGCCGCCTGTCTGCCGACGGCCTGGCTGACCGCGTACCGGATGCTCTTCACCAACGCCGGTGTGCGGCCCGGTGACTCGGTCCTCGTGCAGGGCGCGGGCGGCGGTGTCGCCACGGCCGCGATCGTGCTCGGCAAGGCGGCCGGCCTCAGGGTCTTCGCCACCAGCCGGGACGAGGCCAAGCGCAAGCGGGCCGTGGAGCTGGGCGCGGTCGAGGCGGTGGAGCCGGGGGCCCGGCTGCCGCAGCGGGTGGACGCCGTCATCGAGACCGTCGGCGCTGCCACCTGGTCCCACTCGGTGAAGTCGCTGCGTCCCGGCGGCACGGTCGTCATCTCCGGCGCCACCAGCGGTGACCGGCCCTCGCACGCCGAGCTGACCCGCATCTTCTTCCTGGAGCTGAAGGTCGTCGGCTCCACCATGGGCACCAAGGAGGAGCTGGAGGACCTGCTGTCCTTCTGCGCCGCCACCGGGGTGCGGCCCGTCATCGACGAGGAGCTGCCGCTCGACCGGGCCCGCGAGGGCTTCGAACGGCTGGCGTCGGGTGAGCAGTTCGGCAAGATCGTGCTGACCAACGGCTGA
- a CDS encoding PadR family transcriptional regulator, producing MPPVFAHGRLRLYLLKLLDEAPRHGYEVIRLLEERFQGLYAPSAGTVYPRLAKLEAEGLVTHTTEGGRKVYAITDAGRAELADRSGELADLELEIRESVAELAAEIRADVRGAAGDLRREVRAAASEARRGATAGGDRTGPFGEFGDLGDKEAWRAAKEEMRRAKQEWKEQARRAKDESRRAREEAQRARHQAQEAQARARAQAQEEVQRIARRVQERVQDHFTRGDWPTGVREGLTELAKEFGEFGKDYGKEFGRDRGFGRASGEPAGGPRKSAPATGPDYLSAPEDFPAEYEPAWAHEETTGDPARDLDRLLDRFRDGIRDAARDHGVSDDQVRDARRHLSAAAAHIGAILRGPKV from the coding sequence ATGCCCCCCGTCTTCGCCCACGGCCGCCTCCGCCTCTACCTGCTCAAGCTGCTCGACGAGGCCCCGCGCCACGGCTACGAGGTGATCAGGCTGCTGGAGGAGCGTTTCCAGGGCCTGTACGCCCCCTCGGCGGGCACGGTCTACCCCCGGCTGGCCAAGCTGGAGGCCGAGGGCCTGGTCACGCACACCACCGAGGGCGGCCGCAAGGTGTACGCGATCACCGACGCCGGCCGCGCCGAGCTGGCCGACCGCAGCGGTGAGCTGGCCGACCTGGAGCTGGAGATCCGCGAGTCGGTGGCCGAACTGGCCGCGGAGATAAGGGCGGACGTGCGCGGTGCCGCCGGCGACCTGCGGCGCGAGGTGCGGGCGGCCGCCTCCGAGGCCCGCCGGGGTGCCACGGCCGGCGGCGACCGGACAGGCCCCTTCGGGGAGTTCGGCGACCTCGGCGACAAGGAGGCGTGGCGCGCGGCCAAGGAGGAGATGCGCCGGGCCAAGCAGGAGTGGAAGGAGCAGGCCCGCCGCGCCAAGGACGAGAGCCGCCGGGCCCGCGAGGAGGCCCAGCGGGCCCGCCACCAGGCACAGGAGGCCCAGGCACGGGCACGGGCGCAGGCCCAGGAGGAGGTGCAGCGCATCGCCCGCCGGGTCCAGGAACGCGTACAGGACCACTTCACCCGCGGCGACTGGCCGACCGGCGTGCGCGAGGGCCTGACCGAGCTCGCCAAGGAGTTCGGCGAGTTCGGCAAGGACTACGGCAAGGAGTTCGGCAGGGACCGGGGCTTCGGCCGCGCCTCCGGGGAGCCGGCCGGCGGCCCCCGCAAGTCCGCCCCCGCGACGGGACCCGACTACCTCTCCGCCCCGGAGGACTTCCCCGCCGAGTACGAGCCGGCCTGGGCCCACGAGGAGACCACCGGCGACCCGGCCCGCGACCTCGACCGGCTGCTCGACCGCTTCCGCGACGGCATCCGGGACGCCGCCCGGGACCACGGCGTCAGCGACGACCAGGTCCGCGACGCCCGCCGCCACCTGTCGGCGGCGGCCGCCCACATCGGGGCGATACTGCGCGGCCCGAAGGTCTGA